The stretch of DNA CTCCGGCATGAATTAACCTCCGCAGAAGGCGCTCGGCACATCACCAGCTTCGTCGAACTCGTCCGTCATGATGGACGGTTGAATGAAGCAGTGATGCCGTTGAAAGTCCTTGGCTTCAATCTCCGACGAGTACTCGATGTCATGCCGCTGGGAATACGGATGTGGCTCAAGGGCAAGGTGCCGTTGCCGTTCGGCCACACTATTCCAGGCATCAAACAGGTCCGGGCCATCTTTGCCGCCGCAGGCCGTCGGGCTCCGCGCAGCTGACGCCCATGCCGGGCTCCTTCCGATTCCTCGACGACATCGCGCTCGCTGATATGGCCTTCGACGCAGAAGGGGAGTCCCTCCCGTCCCTATTCGACGCCGCCACACAGGCCCTCGTCGAAAGCCTGGCGGATCCGTCGACCATCGCCGACACGTGGCACCACAGCGTAGACATGGAAGAACCGGACATCGAAACGCTCCTCTTCGAATGGCTGGGCTGTCTCGTCTATCTGAAGGATGCCCACAGCGTGGTCTTCCAT from Nitrospira sp. encodes:
- a CDS encoding archease, encoding MPGSFRFLDDIALADMAFDAEGESLPSLFDAATQALVESLADPSTIADTWHHSVDMEEPDIETLLFEWLGCLVYLKDAHSVVFHQARLSLHQKAAPAAWCLHAELTGAPVNPATQDLRSDVKGVTKHLYAVTQEGKHWKARVVLDV